Proteins from one Variovorax sp. TBS-050B genomic window:
- a CDS encoding SDR family NAD(P)-dependent oxidoreductase yields MTANDFNHKVVLVTGAASGIGREAARAFAARGALVYAADLNEHGLAETVDLIAELGGKARALPLDVGNEQDVAGAVAQIGREAGALHVAFNNAGITGQAHRIEDYPTADFDRVIAINLRSVFLGMKHQLPLLRQSGGGAIVNTASVAALTGPGGMSAYAASKHGVHGLTRVAAMENAAHQVRVNALAPGWTETPMVAAASAQNPAFAALAANAIPAKRGAHPGEIAAAAVWLASDAASYVMGQMLVVDGGMTIGGFEI; encoded by the coding sequence ATGACAGCCAACGACTTCAACCACAAGGTGGTGCTGGTGACCGGCGCTGCCTCGGGCATCGGGCGCGAGGCCGCCCGGGCCTTCGCCGCGCGCGGCGCGCTGGTCTATGCCGCGGACCTGAACGAGCACGGGCTCGCCGAGACCGTGGACCTGATCGCCGAGCTGGGCGGCAAGGCGCGCGCGCTGCCGCTCGACGTCGGCAACGAGCAGGACGTGGCCGGCGCGGTGGCGCAGATCGGCCGCGAGGCCGGCGCACTGCACGTGGCGTTCAACAACGCCGGCATCACCGGGCAGGCGCACCGCATCGAGGACTATCCGACGGCGGACTTCGACCGCGTGATCGCCATCAACCTGCGCAGCGTGTTCCTGGGCATGAAGCACCAGTTGCCGCTGCTGCGGCAAAGCGGCGGCGGCGCCATCGTCAACACCGCCTCGGTCGCCGCGCTCACCGGCCCGGGCGGCATGAGCGCCTATGCGGCCTCCAAGCACGGGGTGCACGGACTCACGCGGGTCGCGGCGATGGAGAACGCCGCGCACCAGGTGCGGGTCAACGCGCTCGCGCCGGGATGGACCGAGACGCCGATGGTCGCCGCGGCCAGCGCGCAGAACCCGGCCTTCGCGGCGCTGGCCGCCAACGCGATCCCCGCCAAGCGCGGCGCCCATCCGGGCGAGATCGCCGCCGCCGCGGTGTGGCTGGCCTCCGACGCGGCGAGCTACGTCATGGGCCAGATGCTGGTCGTCGACGGCGGCATGACCATCGGCGGATTCGAGATCTGA
- a CDS encoding zinc-binding dehydrogenase has translation MSTVIRFHSYGGPEVLAVEDQRVGAPGPGQVRVRQQAIGVNFVDTIFRRGIYPVPLPAVAGVEAAGIVDAVGEGVQGFAVGDRVAYFLAPGSYAAERLIDAAQLVRLPDDVSAEQAAAVLTKGLTAWTALHGFHRLAAGEVVLVQGASSSVGRLVARWASALGATVIGTAGADKREALAADVDHALVSSDPALAAQVRAIAPRGVDVVYEFVGAATFAASVEAVRDGGTIVNIGAASGAPQIDAATLAARGVTVRGGPMAQHLEGAAREEATGAVFAALRAGTLGTLAVTRYALSDAARAHADIAARRRTDAAILVP, from the coding sequence ATGAGCACAGTCATCCGTTTTCATAGCTACGGCGGACCCGAAGTCCTCGCCGTCGAGGACCAGCGCGTCGGCGCGCCGGGGCCGGGCCAAGTCCGCGTGCGGCAGCAGGCGATCGGCGTCAACTTCGTCGACACGATCTTCCGCCGCGGCATCTATCCGGTGCCGCTGCCCGCGGTGGCCGGCGTCGAGGCCGCGGGCATCGTCGATGCGGTCGGCGAGGGCGTGCAAGGCTTCGCGGTAGGCGACCGGGTGGCCTACTTCCTCGCGCCCGGGAGCTATGCCGCGGAGCGGCTGATCGATGCCGCGCAGCTCGTCCGCCTGCCCGACGACGTGTCGGCCGAGCAGGCCGCCGCGGTGCTGACCAAGGGCCTGACCGCGTGGACGGCGCTGCACGGCTTTCACAGGCTCGCGGCCGGCGAGGTCGTCCTGGTGCAGGGCGCCTCGAGCAGCGTGGGCCGCTTGGTCGCGCGCTGGGCCAGCGCGCTCGGCGCCACGGTGATCGGCACCGCGGGCGCGGACAAGCGCGAGGCCCTTGCGGCCGACGTCGACCATGCGCTGGTCTCGAGCGACCCCGCGCTCGCGGCACAGGTCCGCGCGATCGCGCCGCGGGGCGTCGACGTGGTCTACGAATTCGTCGGCGCGGCGACCTTCGCGGCTTCGGTCGAGGCGGTGCGCGACGGCGGCACGATCGTCAACATCGGGGCGGCGTCGGGCGCGCCGCAGATCGATGCTGCCACGCTCGCCGCGCGCGGCGTGACGGTGCGCGGCGGCCCGATGGCGCAGCACCTCGAAGGCGCGGCGCGCGAGGAGGCGACCGGCGCGGTCTTCGCGGCGCTGCGCGCGGGCACGCTGGGCACGCTCGCGGTCACGCGCTATGCGCTGTCGGACGCCGCGCGCGCCCACGCGGACATCGCGGCGCGGCGCCGCACCGACGCGGCCATCCTCGTGCCGTAG
- a CDS encoding SDR family oxidoreductase, which translates to MKTNILENKVVVVTGAASGIGKAVAVQAARHGAKAVLVSDVNAQPREGGRSTLEEIAELGVPAKFWPADVSRRADVDALLEAAEEFGGADVMVANAGITLRADGFDVAEDDYRRLMSVNLDGTLFSAQAAARQMKARGKAGSIVLMASMGGIAGAGMTVAYSTSKGGVVLMAKAMAGALGPDGIRVNAVAPGTIDTHLLRTSPGIAEAAEGFRQRTPLRRLGQPSEIGDAVAWLGSDLSSYVTGSALLVDGGLLAVI; encoded by the coding sequence ATGAAGACCAACATTCTCGAGAACAAGGTCGTGGTGGTCACCGGCGCGGCCAGCGGCATCGGCAAGGCGGTCGCGGTGCAGGCGGCCCGCCACGGCGCGAAAGCCGTGCTCGTCTCCGACGTGAATGCGCAGCCGCGCGAAGGCGGGCGCTCGACGCTGGAGGAGATCGCCGAGCTCGGCGTTCCCGCGAAATTCTGGCCGGCCGACGTGAGCCGCCGCGCGGACGTGGACGCCCTGCTCGAAGCGGCCGAGGAATTCGGCGGGGCCGACGTGATGGTCGCGAATGCGGGCATCACGCTGCGCGCCGACGGCTTCGACGTGGCGGAGGACGACTACCGCCGGCTCATGAGCGTCAACCTCGACGGCACGCTCTTCAGCGCGCAGGCTGCGGCACGCCAGATGAAGGCGCGCGGCAAGGCCGGCAGCATCGTGCTGATGGCCAGCATGGGCGGCATCGCGGGCGCCGGGATGACGGTGGCCTATTCGACCAGCAAGGGCGGCGTCGTCCTGATGGCCAAGGCCATGGCCGGCGCGCTGGGCCCGGACGGCATCCGCGTCAACGCGGTGGCGCCCGGAACGATCGACACCCATCTTCTGCGCACCAGCCCGGGCATTGCGGAGGCCGCCGAAGGCTTCCGCCAGCGCACGCCGCTGCGCCGGCTGGGGCAGCCTTCCGAGATCGGCGACGCGGTCGCATGGCTCGGCTCCGATCTCTCCAGCTATGTCACCGGCAGCGCCCTGCTGGTGGACGGCGGCCTGCTGGCCGTGATCTGA
- the wrbA gene encoding NAD(P)H:quinone oxidoreductase has protein sequence MTKVLVLYYSSYGHIEKLAEAIAEGARAGGAQVDIKRVPETVPEAIAKNAHFKLDQAAPVASVADLEHYDAIVVGTGTRFGRMSSQMAAFLDQAGGLWARGALNGKVGAAFTASATQHGGQETTLFSIITNLLHFGMTIVGLPYSHQGQMSVSEIVGGAPYGATTVAGGDGSRQPTEIDLAGARHQGELVARTAARLFAPAN, from the coding sequence ATGACCAAGGTACTCGTTCTCTACTACTCCTCCTACGGCCACATCGAAAAGCTGGCCGAGGCCATCGCCGAAGGCGCGCGCGCCGGCGGCGCGCAGGTGGACATCAAGCGCGTTCCCGAGACCGTCCCCGAGGCGATCGCGAAGAACGCGCACTTCAAGCTCGACCAGGCCGCGCCCGTCGCGAGCGTCGCCGATCTGGAGCACTACGACGCGATCGTCGTCGGCACCGGCACGCGCTTCGGGCGCATGTCCTCGCAGATGGCGGCCTTCCTGGACCAGGCCGGTGGCCTGTGGGCGCGCGGCGCGCTCAACGGCAAGGTGGGCGCGGCCTTCACCGCGAGCGCGACGCAGCACGGCGGCCAGGAGACCACCCTGTTCTCGATCATCACCAACCTGCTGCACTTCGGCATGACGATCGTGGGCCTGCCCTACAGCCACCAGGGCCAGATGAGCGTCTCGGAGATCGTCGGCGGCGCGCCCTACGGCGCGACCACGGTGGCCGGCGGCGACGGCAGCCGCCAGCCGACGGAGATCGACCTCGCGGGCGCGCGCCACCAGGGCGAGCTCGTCGCCCGCACCGCCGCGCGCCTCTTCGCGCCGGCGAACTGA
- a CDS encoding ester cyclase, translated as MNDIHPGEAAKAVVRRNTERVQGGGDWQLFDQLFSDDFLDHTPQPGWTPDKAGALGLYRALRQAFPDFRAEIHWQRADGDVVTTFKTYHGTHQGSFLGVAPTGRPVSFETVDAMRVQDGRITEHWGVANLFSVLQQLGAWPRIEGAQA; from the coding sequence ATGAACGACATCCATCCCGGCGAAGCGGCGAAGGCCGTGGTCCGCCGCAACACCGAACGGGTCCAGGGAGGCGGCGACTGGCAGCTGTTCGACCAGCTCTTCTCGGACGATTTTCTGGACCACACGCCCCAGCCCGGCTGGACGCCCGACAAGGCCGGCGCGCTGGGCCTGTACCGCGCGCTGCGCCAGGCGTTCCCGGACTTCCGCGCCGAGATCCACTGGCAGCGCGCCGACGGCGACGTGGTCACCACCTTCAAGACCTACCACGGCACGCACCAGGGCAGCTTCCTCGGCGTCGCGCCGACGGGCCGCCCGGTCAGCTTCGAGACCGTGGACGCGATGCGCGTGCAGGACGGCAGGATCACCGAGCACTGGGGCGTGGCGAACCTGTTCTCGGTGCTCCAACAGCTCGGTGCCTGGCCCCGGATCGAAGGAGCGCAGGCATGA
- a CDS encoding Atu4866 domain-containing protein, which produces MDRRLLIRSALATAPLAGLALGAAAQPEAAQPHPYVGMWVTRDGHIRHELLPNGRYDEARGRRRSAYQGRYVVTGDHIDYWDDTGFTADGEFRDGVLYHAGMVLYRER; this is translated from the coding sequence ATGGACCGCCGACTTCTCATCCGTTCCGCCCTTGCCACCGCGCCGCTCGCCGGCCTCGCGCTCGGCGCCGCCGCGCAACCGGAGGCCGCGCAACCGCATCCCTACGTCGGCATGTGGGTCACGCGCGACGGCCACATCCGCCACGAGCTGCTGCCGAACGGCCGCTACGACGAGGCGCGCGGTCGCCGCCGCAGCGCCTACCAGGGCCGCTACGTCGTCACGGGCGACCACATCGACTACTGGGACGACACCGGCTTCACCGCCGACGGCGAGTTCCGCGACGGCGTGCTGTACCACGCCGGCATGGTGCTCTACCGCGAGCGCTGA